The genomic stretch AAACCAGACGCAGGCGCTGTTTCACCACCTTGGAGTCCACGAAGAAGGCGGCAGCGATTGTTTCCTCGGTCATGCCCTTTTCGCGCATGGCCTGGAAGGCGCGGAATTGGTCGAGCGGATGCAGCGGTGCGCGCTCGATATTCTCGGCGAGCGATACCTCGTCGATCAGCACATCGGCGCTGGCCTCCGACACCACGCACGGGACCGGCGCGATCTTGGCGAGGCGCTTCTGCTTGACCAGCAGTTCCAGCGCCCGGAAGCGGCGACCGCCGGCGGGCACCTCGAACATGCCGGTTTCCTTGCCCTCGGCATCCACGACCGGGCGGACATGCAGGGACTGGATCAGGCCGCGACGGGCGATAGACTCGGCCAGCTCCTCAACAGAGATCCCGGCCTTGACGCGCCGGACGTTGGACTGGCTGAGCACCAGTTTGTTGAAGGGAATGTCGCGCGAGGATGACAGGGTGATCTTTTGAACGGCAGTGGCCATGTCAGTGTCTCCATGACGGACGCCGGTGAGCCTCTCTCTCCGGCTATCAGCCCGTCACGAAGCGAAGCGCCGCCCTCTTCCTCTGAAGAGAGCGACGCCAGCCGCAGAACCTGAAACCCGGAAATCAGGCACTCCGGTTTTCCGTATCGGCGGATGTACGGGAAAAGCTCGCGCCGACGCGGTAGAGCAGACGTTCGGCGGCGCGGATGCTTCCGGTCTCGCGAGCCGCCTCGGCCCAGACCGAGATCGGGAAATCGCCGGTGAACAGCAGATCGCGCTCGATGCCCATGCCGAAGGGCAGCCGGACTGACTGCATCTCGCCAAGGCTCCACGAACCCAGTTCGGGATAGCCGAGATCAGCCAGGCCGAACATGATGTCGCCATCCTCATCCAGTTCGGTAGCGAGCCAGACGCCTTCACCGAGGGGATTGAAGAACTTCACGACCGGGATGTGATCCTGATCGCGCTGGCGACCATTCACCAGCAGGCGGTCTCGCTGTGCGCCGGTCAGGAGGATCATGCCGCAGCCCTCCGCTCAGTTACGCTCGCATCCGGCTCTCCGGTGTCCTCGGCAGGCAGATACGACAGCAGCCAGTCCGCCGCCTTGCTGGCCTGCGAGGCCGCGCGGACAATGGCGCGGGAATCCTCGCGCATGACCTCCAGCCACGATCCGATGTAATCGGCATGGCGGACGGTCGGCACGATCCCGAGCGCGGCGCAACTGAAAGCTGCGGTCTGTTCGGCAATCATCTCCTCGAAGGCGTATTTCTTCGAACCGAACGAGCCGGTCAGATCGCGGTTGAGGCGGCTGTGATGGCCGCTGGCGTGCCCCAGCTCATGCAGGGCCGTCCTGTGCCAGTTGATCGGCTCGAAATAGGTCTGCGGAGGCGGCACCTGCACATAGTCGAGTGACGGCATATAGAAGGCGCGATTGCCGCCAATACGGAAGTCAATGCCGGTGGCCCGAATCAACGCCTCGACCCGAGGTTCGATAAGGCCCGGCGGCGGTGGCGGCGCGACTGCCGTGATCTCATCGGGTAGGCCATCGCATTGCGCGGCGTTAAAGACCGTGAACCGCTTCAGGAACGAAATGGCATGCGCATCCTCACCCGTTTCGCGAGCACGGCGCTTCTCGTCCTCGGGGGTGAAACGGTCGGCATAAACGACAGTTGTGCCACGCTCGCCCTTCCTGACATTGCCGCCAAGCGAAAGCGCCTGGCGGAACGTCAACCACGCCTGAGCGGGGAAACCATGCTGGATGACAGCGCCCCAGAGGATGAGAATATTGATGCCGGAATAGGATCGGCCGGTTGAAGCATTTCTCGGCAGGCCCAGCGGGGCGGTATCAGGCGACGCACCCCAGGGCTGGACCCATGGCAACCGCCCTTGCTCCAGCTCGGCGATGATCTTGTTGGTGATGTCGTCGTAAAGGTTGCTGCGCGCGCCACCTTCCGCGAGGTTACGACCCTGTCTGGCCATCGGGATGATCTCCGCGACGGGCGCCGGAAGCCTCTCCTCCAGCCCTCAACCCGTCACGGAAAATCCGTCCGTACTC from Martelella sp. AD-3 encodes the following:
- a CDS encoding DUF2958 domain-containing protein produces the protein MILLTGAQRDRLLVNGRQRDQDHIPVVKFFNPLGEGVWLATELDEDGDIMFGLADLGYPELGSWSLGEMQSVRLPFGMGIERDLLFTGDFPISVWAEAARETGSIRAAERLLYRVGASFSRTSADTENRSA
- a CDS encoding ArdC family protein, which codes for MARQGRNLAEGGARSNLYDDITNKIIAELEQGRLPWVQPWGASPDTAPLGLPRNASTGRSYSGINILILWGAVIQHGFPAQAWLTFRQALSLGGNVRKGERGTTVVYADRFTPEDEKRRARETGEDAHAISFLKRFTVFNAAQCDGLPDEITAVAPPPPPGLIEPRVEALIRATGIDFRIGGNRAFYMPSLDYVQVPPPQTYFEPINWHRTALHELGHASGHHSRLNRDLTGSFGSKKYAFEEMIAEQTAAFSCAALGIVPTVRHADYIGSWLEVMREDSRAIVRAASQASKAADWLLSYLPAEDTGEPDASVTERRAAA